The following nucleotide sequence is from Penaeus vannamei isolate JL-2024 chromosome 10, ASM4276789v1, whole genome shotgun sequence.
ATCTTACCTTAAAATTGATCACAAAATTAATCTATAAAAGTGACATGCAGTGACACATGACATGTGACATATATCATGGTATGTAACTTGTTCACAAGCAATGGTGTATATTTCTTGTAAAAAAATGTGATCCCTAGTTGCCAGCCACCATACAATTCCTAGTATTTACCCTGAATAAAGTTATAACAACAAACCTCATGAAGTTTATCCTTTAAGTGTGATCTGATAAGGCCCTTAGCCCTCATCATGGCAATGGGAGGAAGCTTGGCCCACTGATGCAACCTTGGCCAGACCTGATCCATGTGCTCATCTGGAAACACCTCAGTCACTAAACCCAACTTGCATGCTTCCTCTGCATTCATCTGAAACCGTAAGTTTTGCAGTTGTAATTATTTTATAACAAAATTTCAAAGATTCTGATTCAtgaaaaaatccttaaaaagTGCTTTGCCCCTGAAAGTATACCATGCCTTATTATATGGATATTGCATCATTAGTATAAAGTGGTATAATCCTgtaatatattcttacatattagGGGCATCACTTTACTTTCTCTAAAGTAGAGTAAGCCAGTTAAATTATTTGGGGTGTTATATTCCACTCTGTCCCCTACTAATCCTTTTTACTAATACTTCTGGGTAGAGGAAATTGGTTGCATTAAGTCAGCTAATTTAGAGTCCCCTTTAGAATCCTTGATGGCCCTGTTTTTCATCCATTAAATGGCACTCCTGTTCCATGCTATAATGGTGTTGGTTGTCCGTTTCAATTACTAAATGTATAATCAGGAGTCTGGTAATAAATTCCAGAAACTTAAAATAAAAGTTGGTTATCCATGGAAAATTGTAATAATTTGTGtaaccaagaaataaaaaagttttaAAGAGACTGAAATACTAAAACATCAAACTTAGAAATCATACATATCACAGAAACAGGATGAAGTCATGAAATTACTGAAATCAATGTAAGTGACTACATATTTTTAAAGATGCATAGTTAAATCTCTCAACAGAGTATATCCTGTTAATACCTGTCTTATCAATCCAATCACGACAAGTCAAATATTGTCTGGCTCATGGATGGGGTCATGAGGCATTATCCCAGTTGCTGAGACCAGGGCTTGTGAAATGAACAGACATAGCCTGGCATCAGTGATATTTTCACTGTAATTTGATGGAATATCACCTGTTGCAAATAGATTGATAATGGTCTTAGATAATATTTCTTACTCTTTAAAAGTCATTACATAACATCTAGACTATTAATGTCCTAAGCACCTAAAATCTGACACATCATTGATCTGCTGCTCACTAACCTTTTCAATCAATAAAATTAGTCAGATAGCCGCCTAAGTTATTGTACAGTTAAGATAAACTCACTATTAGATGAATCCATCCAAACAAAATGAAGCTGACTAATTTATTGACAAGGTACTTGAAGTTGCATAAGGAATTAAAGTTACATTTAACTCCAACTATTCTGGCCAAGAGCAAAAGTATAAAGAGAGCTTCCttcatttcattttgattttgatatcATATGGCATATCATTAACAAATCATTgctaaagaaagggaaaaaaaaaggaaggaaatacacCAGTGTACAAATGGTGGATCTTAAAACTGGAAAAAAGTGTTGATTGGGGAGAAAAACTTTTTGGAATATTAAATTTCACTAATGAAGTTGCTGGTAATTACTGTGCTTTACTAGATAAAGGAATGAGTCTGAGAAGAAAATAAGTATTtgttaaaataaaaaaggaaaagttttgTCAGACTCCCATCTATAACTTCTGTAATTATGTAATCATAAAAGGCTTTAAAGATACAGGTTAGCAACACATCTTCCAACTGATACCATAAATTTACTTGTATAAATGTTCTGATTCTCAACACAGGTAACAGGCAGAGATATCTGAATATAAAATACTAAACTTCATTCAGATGTGTTGGTATGAAAACAAAAGTTTGAAAATCACAAGAACAACTCACAATCAACGTAAATTATTAGTTTCACTCTCCTAATATGAATCAAAaactactatatataaatatcttgttgataagaaaagaaaagcaaaaaacacaGATTCAGAGAATCCCCACCTTTTTTCCAAAGACGAGCATTTCTGCGGCCTTTCCCTGTCCCATGATCcgagggaagaggtaagaggaaCATCCCTCAGGCGCTTGTGCAAGACTCACAAAGGGCGTGTGGAAGACTGcctgaaaggaggagaaaataaaatatagactTCACCTCTTGTGGCAAGGTAATGTAATGTTACTGTGTAAGTTTAGGAGGAATTTCAAATCATTTCATTTCAAGTCATTTCATATTATATTGAATCTGTAAATACTACTGGCCTTCCTACTCAAGACTCACCTTATTAGTGGCATAAACGATATCACAGAGACCTAGCATGGTGACTCCAATACCCACTGCCGGACCATTGACAATGGCAACAAGAGGTTTAGGGAAGTCAATGAAAGATTTCACTAGTCTGTGGGATGaatggcagtaatagtaatgataagagatataaagagtaaaggtagcaacagtaatagtatcaatagtactaaaaaatattaattgataacaaaagtaatgttagcatggcaataataatgaaaagatatatataactagaAGAAATGTCTATTCAGAAAACAATGACATGAGCAATAAGTTTCAAAAACAAACATTATCTGTAACAGCACAGATAAGTGAAATGAAGACTGACtggtgacaataattataacagaattTAAGACTATGCagataataactgatgatatctttcttctgataataataactgaaagaaTTTATAACAATGCAGAAAATAATTAATCACATCTttcttccaataataataattgatagtaTTTGACATGGAGAAAAGTTGGGAGAAACAAATGGTAAATGTATAAAATTCAGTTCAGAGCAACAATTGAGCAATACAAAATGAATATTAAAAGACCAAATCAACTATTAATGCCAAGAATATAAGATCACatgaaaggcagaggcagagaatcTTACCTGTTAAAACTACCAACAGTTGCCTGTGCCAATAGCTCTAAATTTACTTCACCTTTTTTATCAGAGGCACCACCTGACCCTGATGCtctgtggagaaaaaaaaaagatacaaaatgagaaaataaggacATAATGCATATTCATGAGTTGTTTATTATAAGGTGAAGCTATCTTTAAGTTGCCTTTTGCCTTATAAACAGCTGTGTACTGTGTTTCTCTTTAAAGACACAAGTAAAACAGTTGGAAATAGTCTGTTTCAGTTGATGCCCAAAACTTAGACAAAATAATTACATAAAGCagttatataaattatttttatatttagtaCAAATATTGTGCAGTCTCTTGTTACATAAGCATGATAATTACACACTGAACAAATATATATCTCACAAGTATATAAAACCATGCATATAATGCCAAACAAAATAACTAAgacattttcctttaaaaaaaaatatggacagAACAGTTTGGTGCATTTTCTgattctctttgtatttcttttgaaGAAACATATTAGTATTGAGATAAAAGAAATTACCACACACTTTTTCTCATAGCAGATACTAATTCAGGTAGCAATGTATTTCTGCAACAATTCCACTTCTAATTTTCTCCACATTTCATACCAACTGTTCATGCAATTTTCAGGTCATGtataaaacaaaaggtaaataaaataaaatgaatgaagaacAGCCTAACTACAGAACCATATTCAATGAAGATTATGCAAAATGCATAAAGCTGAGATATTTAGTTACTTTAAAAAGAGTCCAGAATGTAATGAAATTGAAACTGATGCATGGACCCATCATTAATTTTACTTCCATTTTTTATAAacacattttatttatgtttttgtaaaTTCCAATTGTATTCTTAGTCTTCTGATATAGAGTGAATAAAacttatttataaatagatagtatATATCCTATTTTTTTGTGTCAGTCCAAATACGAACACCAAGACAAATCTTTAAAACATCCATCAATACTGAAACATTCCATAAAACACCAAAAGTTGCCATTCAAAGCCCAAAGAATACCAACCCCTTTGTGAAGTTGGAGAGATCATTTCCCGAGGTGAAGTAATCTCCTGTTCCAGTGACAACGGCAATTACAGCATCTGGGTTGGATGCTGCTCTCTCTAGGGCAGGGCCTAGACCAAGCATAATCTGTGTTGAGGGGATGAATTTGATATGAGAATATTGTGATTTAATAAGGCATGAAACTAAATTATCTACTTTCATACCAATGAttcagagtatttttttttcttagaataaTGCCTACCAGCCATAAAAAAACTGATGGTGTATATTAATTGCATATTTATTGTCAATAGATTAATAAAAGTTTTAAGACAAATGATAAGCTAAGTTATCTAGCTGTGAGACATAGTTTGATGCAACAATAATGTCAACAATGGAAGGAAATGcgagtgaagatgatgatgatgatgataaaaacaatgatgatgatatgtatgatgCTGACattaatgggaatgatgatggtgatggtggtgatgatgatgataatgatagcgatgatgttgataacaatgaagataataatgatgctgatgtttACATGACATGTTAGTGAGCTGAACTAATAAGAAATAAgggtgaaatgaaaaaaaatagaagatgaaTTTGAAATAATAAATTCAGAGAAATGAGGTTATGTAATTCTTAATTATTATTCAACAGATAGAAGACATGGAATGAAAATAAATCTGAACATGATAAATTCAAAGACAATAAATTATAAAACAAGTCTATTATTATGACatctttatatattaattttctgCAAATATACCTGCCACTGATATAACTTACTTTGTCGTTAAAAGCATTTTTCCTTTTAGGTCGGTTGAATCTGATTATGTATATGCCGTCCTTTACTACCTCTACTAAATCTGGTTCcttgaagtaaagaaaaaagataatgggtTATAAAAATATCAAATTTCCATTTCCCTTGGTAAAacctataatatttataatatgctTCAATATACGAAAAGAAACTAAGTATTTCTTTAAAATTATTCATATAGCATGAAATATCATTATGCAGTCATAGTAAacttaataaaaaatattcaaatattaAACATTTAAACAGAAATCATTACAATATTTATATTACCTGATTAGTAGCCATTTTATACTTTAATATTTCCTTTGTGGGCAACAAatctgtcaaaaaaaaagaaaattaataacttaaaaaaaaaaatcagtcagtgCAATACAtgcctaaaacaaacaaaagtataaataataGTGTAAATCAATTCTGGGTTATGCGGTTTGTCAAATCCTCTTGTACTTCGTCCCATTCTTAAACATTTGCAAGAATAATATATGCCAGATTTTTGTAtaggaaatatatagataatattctTTCCCTTGATATCCTTCCTTAtcaaagagagagattaaaaagcaCAAATTTTAAATACAAAGAACAGCAACTCCATAATATGCaatttacatttctttatatCATTGGAGTGAAAAATTATTTAATCAACTAAATgcaataagagaataataattcAGTCTAATATAAAGATTACAAAAGGTATGAATACTGATAGATAATTCCATTCTGGAAGATGTGACTAATAtttcattataatggtaattgtgTTCATAGACAAATTGCTGGTGGGCAAAAATGGAAATCTAAAACTGTGAGAAGCTGCAAAAACAATTGTAGACAAAGATTTGACTCTATAAAtgtcagaaaaagaaaatgtactcTTATCGAAGAAGTAGTATTTTTGCCAACAGCAATGTATGTGACATTAGAGCCAAATCTAGTGGCATGTCTAAAGAAAATTTTCGTTTCTGCATATCAGCAGTGCATAATAATTGCTATTCAAAACTGTCAGTTCAAGTATGCATACCTTAAGCTACCCCAATTATTCAATTAATTTACAGTTGTCTGATGTGCTTTACTAATTTACATACACCGAAGAATGCGTTATAAATCTTCTCTATGGAAACTTTCCTAACTTATTATCATCCCATAgagtgctaataataacaacacatacTTCATCAACAAGTACATTATGACATTATTCCAAGCTCCATTATGCTATCAAATCAGAACTGCTAaattaaatatgtaaaaaataacGTTTCTCACCGAGTTCAATCGTGTCTATCCCTAAACCGAGCAAAATAATGTGACTGATCTCTCGAAATCTTTATATAATCAATAGTATCTCTTATCTGATCATCATAAGACATCCTTAGGAGGTCAAAGGTCGAGTAACTTTAGTGATAACTTTTTTATTTAGTTACTTTGTTCTTTACGTAATGCCGTATCTTTATTACGATGATCACCTGTTATTTCCCATCTTCTTACCTTGATCAATTACTTAAAGGATATTTTTTGTCTGTGAAGCCTATACTatcctcaataataataatttaataataataattcctattTACAGAAGAGCTGCAGTATTTTGGTCGTCTACGAGATAGATGTCAATGATGAATGTTATGGCCCGTTTTCCCTTGATTTTGtattattcgtatatgtatatgtatatatatatatatatatatatatatatatatatatatatatgtgtgtgtgtgtgtgtgtgtgtgtgtgtgtgtgtgtgtgtgtgtgtgtgtgtgtgtgtgtgtgtgtgtgtgtgtgtgtgtatacatatttatatatatatatatatatatatatatatatatatatatatatatatgtatatatacatatgtatatatatacatatgtatgtatatacatacatacatatatatatttatatatacatatatacatgcacacacacacacacacacacacacacacacacacacacacacacacacacacacacacacacatatatatatatatatatatatatatatatatatatatatatatatatatatatatatatatatatatacattgattaaCGGTAACCTTGAGATACATTTGAGACGGTAAATATCCACATTAGCACAGCAGTATTTCCCGCGGTAGAAATGTCCTTGGCGGCTTGCAATTTTACACAATCATCTGTCCTTGCAAGCCTtggatttttctctctcatttgtttaTATCCGGTTAATTTTCTAGTAACACAGTTTTAACTCACATGATATATTCTTGGCCTAAGTTTACTGAGGATATTTTACCTAATATTGTCTCCATCTTTGTGTGACTGATTTCCTTCAATAGATGCTGTTTAGATCAGTGGTTCACAACCTTTTCTAACCCGTGGCCCCCGACCAAGCTATAATAAGCTCTATGGCCCTGCTCAGTGTCTGTCCTCTTTTCAGATTCTGTTATGGCTAATTATGAATAGCGTAATGGTACCGATAGCTATAGGACACGAGCTCTATATGGAGAGATTCTGGTTTATTGATACGCGAGAGATGATTATCTGTAAGTACTGTGAGGCAAAATCTAGTTTAATTCGGTTATAGTTTTCACATTGCTCCATTGTCCCCCAGAGAGTATTCCTTGCTCTCCCTGGGGACCATGACCCCCAAGGCTGAGACAGGgtctaaatacttatatagaccaaGGTCTACTTATGAAGACCTTGGGCTAGGAGCCTCTGGTTTAGAATTGGGTGAAAGAATATAGAAAATGCTGAtcaatttgttttcattatttagtTGACAGTACGTAATGTCTCCTAAAGCATATTCGAATTGTCTCTTTTCTATTTCAGTACAAGAGATAATAGTTAGTATGAATCTATTTTGTCCTTATTTTCACCTTTACGTAATTTTGGATTTAATAAACTACATATTTGCCTGTATTGTGTGGCTCAGCTATGATAACATTATAGcatttatatgtattacatataatagaaatgattttCTATCAGACAGCACTAACTCATAAATTAGGATATAGTGAAAATGGCCTTCTTGTACATCAAAACCAAAGCCCCAAAACATTTAAATTTAGCGCCACTGCTGCCAGTGGTTGGCGCATGCGCACTCCTTCGCGCATGTAAACATTTTTAGAGTGCGCACAGTGTTCGGATGTATTAAACAAATATGTGCATCATTCAATGGTAGTTGACATAGGATTTATTAGATATCCCCTTTTTATGagaaatattacatatttatgaaataaagtaatatatatcgCAATTTTGATTAATACAATGAACTCTATTGCTTAGTGGGAGACACTATTTTCTGAATCCCACGCCGCTCAAACCGAACATCCGTCACCAGCCATGGGTGGGTCAGTCGTGTTTTGAATGTGGTTGAGTAAAGACCTATTTCCCCGTCTTTTTTGGATTTTATGGACAGTTTACCCATGAATGTAAGTACCAGAAGTGTTTATTCGTTCAGTGTGGATCCTGTTGTAACAAATGAACATGAATGCGGCGTCCATGAGGCGTAAAAGAGGATAAAACACGGAAGAAAGTCGGTgatgcgagagtgagtgagagaaagagacagtgttAAGGTGGAAATACTTGAGTTATGAGACCAAAGTTTCTCACAAAATCAGTTATTTCTTCATCGAGTTATACTTCACTCTTTGGTATCCTCGAAAGCCGATGGTTTTTAATCGTGAATCTACATTTACGATTATAATACGCCAAGAAATAGAGGTTTATAATGAGAATCGGCAGGGTTTCTAGTCGAGGTCATGTTTTACAATAATTTCGTTAATAAGCTTCGTAAATGCCGCATTTTTTTCTGGTGATATGACGTGGTGAGGAAGGTTTTAGCGTGAGAATATCATTATATACGAATCTGTGCGATTTACCCCTTTGAAATTTCACTAAGATGTTGAAGGTCGGGAATGCAGACTGGGAATTCGAGTGGCATTTGGTTTATTATTCATGTATTAAAGGTCTGTGTTAATTTTACAGCGTCTCGTGTGTTTGTGAGATGTCGCTGGCATTTAAGaggaattcattttttttatttgaagctATAATCAAGCAACCTGTTTATTCAAGGGTTTAACAGGTGTCCAGAAATTACTCTTGTATTTTTTCAACTCTCGCTTTATTGTcaagttttattgtcattatcattcctaaaTCTCCATATTTTATTACACCAATTATGTTAGAACAAGGAGACAATAGATTTTCTCTTTAATTAGCACATGAAAGGTGTGTATGTTACCTGTCATGAGAACTaggtgtatcccccccccccccctcttcttaacCCTTCCTCCCCAGGCCTTAAAtagctttttcttttgctttcttttatcgTGTTCTGCTGCATGATAGGGTCAGTGCGCATTTTGGATCGTTTGGCATTTTGAATATTAGCAACTGGAATTGattgtttgtggtgtttattttgtgtgtgtgtgtgtgtctgtctgtgtttatatggatatatatgtatatatataacatatttatatttatatttatatttatatttgtatatttatgtacatatgtatatatatatatatgtatatatatatatatataatatatatatatatatatatatatatatatatatatatatatatatatatgatatgtatgatatatatgatatatatatatatatttatatatatatatatatatttacatatatatatatttatgtatatatatatatatttatatatatatatttatatatatatatgtatctatctatatatttatatatatatatgtatctaatatatatatatatatatatatatataagtattgtatATCAGAATAcccttatttttgtatatttggaTCTTTAGTGATATTGTATCCCTTATTGATGATCTCTACTGaatacaatttatttatttgaataatGATCCCATTTAAAGTTGTTTTAATCTAATGAATGTTTACAGAAAGATAATGGATGACGAATTTAGAGATTTTTAAGTTGTGAAATGCTGCTGTAATTAACAAAGTCCAGCAgctgtttctgtctgttcatTTTAATATATACTAATTGCTTATCATGTTATTTATGGAGCGAAATGATGATACATCCTTTGGAATTAATTTTACTGTGggtgatgtatgaatatatgctttTGTATCAAGTATAAATTCCTAAAACATTACAGTAGCCAATATTTTGAATCAAGAAGGAAATGGATGTTATCATGTTTATCAGCTGTGACTCGCCTGTCTTATCTTATCAGTCTGTTCTTAACTGTCTTCCTGCGTTTAAATCTGTTGCAAGGTTTTTGTGAGTAATAGTGTTGAAACAGTGGGAAATGTTATAGGTTTGCTGTGTTTGCATTTCCAGCGAGGCAAGGTAGCAAGGACcagtgttattgtgtttgttgcaACTTTAGCTCTTTCTTGAGATTCTGTGGTGTGTAGGCAGGGTGATCCAGCtggcattttgtgtgtgtgtgaggtgccgCTGTCTTTGGTAAGGTTCAGGGATGTGCTTGGTGGTGGGTTtgcttgctctcactcactcgcttgctctttcattctttcactcgCCCACTGACTCATTCAGTAAGTCACTCTgcgctccttccacctcctcttttttcctctctcctctactctcccatctctactattcttttcctctctccttttctctttcttctccttttcctctctcctcttctctttcttctctttttcctctctcctcttctcttccatctctctttgctccatcctcccttctcccttctcttatctctcctctctctattttcttttcactctttccgctcttctctctctccatcacactcactcctcctccatttctctctctctctccctcttcctccctctctaactcactcctcttctctctctcttgatctttctctctcactctttcactctctctgtctctctctgtctctgtctctctctgtctctgtctctgtctctgtctctctctctctctctctctctctctctctctctctctctctctctctctctctctctgtctctctctctgtctctctctcccccctgtctctgtctctgtctctgtctctgtctctgtctctctctctctctctctctctctctctctctcttctctctctctctctctctctctctctctctctctctctctctctctctctctctctctctctctctgtctctctctctgtctctctctctgtctctctctctctctctctctctctctccctctcctctccctctcctccctctcccctcctcctcccctctctccctctctccctcctcctcctccccctctcccccctctcctctctcctctcctcctcctctccccctccctccccctctccccctctccctttccctccctctttttcttctcagatTGTTGCTTttactttctatctcttcttccctcctcctcaaccctttcttcttctcatcgcttctcactctctaccttttccagtctcttttctttccttgtcctccacccattttcatttcccttctccttttctttcatttccaccCTGGTTCTCCTCCCTGGTTCTCCTCCcc
It contains:
- the LOC113828491 gene encoding enoyl-CoA delta isomerase 2 codes for the protein MATNQEPDLVEVVKDGIYIIRFNRPKRKNAFNDKIMLGLGPALERAASNPDAVIAVVTGTGDYFTSGNDLSNFTKGASGSGGASDKKGEVNLELLAQATVGSFNRLVKSFIDFPKPLVAIVNGPAVGIGVTMLGLCDIVYATNKAVFHTPFVSLAQAPEGCSSYLFPRIMGQGKAAEMLVFGKKMNAEEACKLGLVTEVFPDEHMDQVWPRLHQWAKLPPIAMMRAKGLIRSHLKDKLHEVNDLECKRLAESWTTEEFMTSLMKFFTKKSKL